The sequence CGGGGCCCGCCGGTCCATCGGCGTGGACCGCTACGCCGCCGCCACCCCGGAGCAGATCCAGCGGCTGGTGGCCATGGCGGAGCGAGCCCTGGAAGGCGGCGCCATGGCCGTCTCCTTCAGCCTGGAGTACTACCCCAACCAACAGCCCGATGAAGTGCTGGCCCTGGTGGAAGTGGCCGCCCGCTACGGCGTGCCCGCCATTTTCCACCTGCGCTACTCCACCATGTACGGCGACGGGGGCAACAACTTCGACGCCTTGGAAGAAGTGCTGGACTACGCCCGGGCAACGGGGGCGGCCATCCACATCGGCCACCTCCACAGCACCGGGGGCACCTTCTCCATGCCCGAATCCCTGGCCCTGCTGGCGGAGGCCCGCCGGGAAGGCATCGACGTCACCGCCGACGTGTACTCCTACCACTACTGGGCCACCAACCTGAGCTCCGCCCGTTTCGCCCCCGGCTGGCAGGAGCGGTTCCAGATCGACTACAGCGACCTGCAGCTGGTCTGCTCCACGGAACGGCTGACGCCCGAATCCTTCGCCCGCCTCCGGGCGGCCGGGGGCGTGCTGGCCGTGGCCTACGCCATGCCCGAGGAAGAACTGCCCATGGCCCTCCAGGCCGATTTCGTCATG is a genomic window of Sphingobacteriaceae bacterium containing:
- a CDS encoding amidohydrolase family protein, producing GARRSIGVDRYAAATPEQIQRLVAMAERALEGGAMAVSFSLEYYPNQQPDEVLALVEVAARYGVPAIFHLRYSTMYGDGGNNFDALEEVLDYARATGAAIHIGHLHSTGGTFSMPESLALLAEARREGIDVTADVYSYHYWATNLSSARFAPGWQERFQIDYSDLQLVCSTERLTPESFARLRAAGGVLAVAYAMPEEELPMALQADFVMLGSDGILEPGPPGKPDGCNNHPRGAGNYARLLGKYVREEKVLSLMDALEKMSLMPAKRFEARVPALARKGRLQEGMDADIVIFDPDTVADRATVEAPAQFSAGIHYVLVNGQVVLDEEGLHRDVRPGRPLKAQFD